One genomic region from Natrinema caseinilyticum encodes:
- a CDS encoding HAD family hydrolase — MSTGTAYDAVVFDNDGVLTTPTERDVLVEAMHEAFEAVGVTEPPTDHVETLLSPDVHSLRRVADDHGIGPEELWTAREDAAIAVQLAELRTGRKRHYEDVVTLESLSVPTAIVSNNQHETIGNIVEHCDLGGFDAWYGREPTLEGIERKKPTPYYLERAFADLGVGNPLYVGDSRVDIAAADAAGVDAAFIRRDHRVGYELPTEPAHEIESLSGLSELV, encoded by the coding sequence ATGAGCACCGGGACGGCGTACGATGCGGTCGTCTTCGACAACGATGGCGTGTTGACGACGCCGACGGAACGGGACGTACTGGTCGAGGCGATGCACGAGGCCTTCGAAGCCGTCGGCGTCACCGAACCGCCGACAGATCACGTCGAGACGCTGTTGAGCCCCGACGTCCACTCGTTACGCCGTGTCGCGGACGATCACGGCATCGGTCCCGAAGAACTCTGGACCGCCCGCGAGGATGCGGCGATCGCGGTTCAACTCGCCGAACTTCGGACCGGTCGGAAACGACACTACGAGGACGTCGTGACGCTCGAGTCCCTGTCAGTCCCGACCGCGATCGTCAGTAACAACCAACACGAGACGATCGGGAACATCGTCGAACACTGCGACCTCGGCGGGTTCGACGCCTGGTACGGCCGCGAACCGACGCTCGAGGGGATCGAACGCAAGAAGCCGACCCCGTACTACCTCGAACGGGCGTTCGCGGACCTCGGCGTCGGGAATCCGCTGTACGTGGGCGATAGCAGGGTCGACATCGCTGCGGCCGACGCGGCCGGCGTCGACGCGGCGTTCATCCGTCGTGATCACCGCGTGGGCTACGAGCTCCCGACCGAACCGGCACACGAAATCGAGTCGCTCTCGGGACTGTCGGAGTTGGTCTGA
- a CDS encoding DUF7535 family protein, producing the protein MSTKVSESTGYGPNTQMSLFGYVMAAILVIILLPLLPVIALAWILWKAFVSSEDIENSFADWRRESGRPPSGS; encoded by the coding sequence ATGTCAACCAAGGTGTCCGAGTCGACGGGTTACGGACCGAATACGCAGATGTCCCTGTTCGGGTACGTGATGGCCGCGATCCTCGTCATTATTCTCTTGCCGCTGCTCCCGGTCATCGCGCTCGCGTGGATCCTCTGGAAAGCCTTCGTTTCGAGCGAAGATATCGAAAACAGCTTCGCGGACTGGCGCCGAGAATCCGGCCGTCCGCCGAGCGGGTCCTGA
- a CDS encoding NAD-dependent epimerase/dehydratase family protein, whose translation MTRIAITGAAGNVGSEAIDAFPDDHELTLFSHSPTDELDTTPLEITDREAFADALEGQDVLIHLAANPSPRAAWDELRGPNVDGLYNAFEAAVENDLERVVFSSSNHAVNMSNTVSVVRPESTVATPAIVRPDGRADPDTFYGVTKVFGEAMGSYYAKRHGFDVVNLRIGWLLTRDELRQECRDRDGVGERYARAMWLSPGDCRRVLDAAATATLEDSPLIAHGISDNSERFLSLAETMQTLGYRPQDDSEAVLSDESSGREGLETT comes from the coding sequence ATGACGCGTATCGCTATCACCGGCGCGGCGGGGAACGTCGGCAGCGAAGCCATCGACGCGTTCCCCGACGACCACGAGTTGACGTTGTTCTCCCACAGTCCGACCGACGAACTGGACACCACGCCGCTCGAGATCACCGATCGAGAAGCGTTCGCCGACGCCCTCGAAGGCCAGGACGTATTGATTCACCTCGCCGCGAACCCCTCCCCGCGAGCCGCGTGGGACGAACTGCGCGGACCGAACGTGGACGGCCTCTACAACGCCTTCGAAGCCGCAGTCGAGAACGACCTGGAGCGGGTCGTCTTTTCGAGTTCCAACCACGCGGTCAACATGAGCAACACGGTCTCGGTGGTCAGGCCCGAGTCGACGGTCGCCACCCCAGCGATCGTTCGCCCGGACGGGCGGGCGGATCCGGACACCTTCTACGGCGTTACGAAAGTCTTCGGCGAAGCGATGGGATCGTACTACGCGAAGCGACACGGGTTCGACGTGGTGAATCTGCGTATCGGCTGGCTCCTCACGCGGGACGAACTCCGCCAGGAGTGTCGAGACCGTGACGGTGTCGGCGAGCGCTACGCCCGCGCGATGTGGCTCAGCCCCGGCGACTGCCGGCGGGTGCTCGACGCGGCCGCGACGGCCACGCTCGAGGACTCGCCGCTGATCGCCCACGGAATCTCGGACAATTCCGAACGGTTCCTTTCGCTGGCCGAGACGATGCAGACGCTCGGGTACCGCCCGCAGGACGATTCCGAGGCCGTACTGAGCGACGAGTCGAGCGGTCGCGAGGGGCTCGAGACGACGTGA
- a CDS encoding DUF7405 family protein translates to MHGPDRGLSRRGFVRSAVAIGGASALAACLQREETEDVPQATLAPDDLPRRQHAWNEFLSTDEDGNVRPPEHHLLLGLDYIGDGPADASEERDRLESAFRTLEKAYKRGNEGLASVIGYSPAYFDRFDAALPDEVDLPEPRALAPIEDSAIAIDEYDALVHLASDYGHVTLSAEEALKGKLEQLNGLDVEGTIDGIFDVADRRTGFIGRGLPAARQSGVSGIPESEPVPEDAPMFMGFKSGFRQNQATEDRVTIQDGPFGGGTTIHLSNIQLNLRQWYEQDSRTQRVAKMFSPSHAADDLVEGAGHNLGDSSGITDVPESAAEVAQHEGTVGHAQKAARAREDGEPIVLRRDFDSTDDDTAATHFLSLQRSIADFVKTREAMTGSDLSVMRSNSGILQYLTVRSRANYLVPPRGLRALPAPNPA, encoded by the coding sequence ATGCACGGACCGGATCGCGGACTCTCGCGTCGCGGGTTCGTTCGCAGCGCCGTCGCCATCGGCGGTGCGAGCGCGCTCGCCGCGTGCCTCCAGCGCGAGGAGACCGAAGACGTGCCACAGGCGACCCTCGCTCCGGACGACCTCCCCCGACGCCAGCACGCCTGGAACGAATTTCTCTCGACCGACGAGGACGGAAACGTGCGACCGCCCGAACACCACCTCCTGCTCGGCCTCGACTACATCGGGGACGGCCCCGCCGATGCATCCGAGGAGCGCGACCGACTCGAGTCCGCGTTCCGGACGCTCGAGAAGGCGTACAAGCGGGGTAACGAGGGCCTGGCGTCCGTAATCGGCTACAGCCCGGCGTACTTCGACCGGTTCGACGCAGCCCTCCCCGACGAGGTCGACCTGCCCGAACCGCGCGCGCTCGCACCGATCGAGGATTCCGCGATCGCGATCGACGAGTACGACGCGCTCGTTCACCTGGCCAGCGACTACGGTCACGTCACGCTGAGCGCCGAGGAAGCCCTGAAAGGGAAGCTCGAGCAACTAAACGGCCTCGATGTCGAGGGGACGATCGACGGAATTTTCGACGTCGCGGACCGACGGACGGGATTCATCGGACGTGGCCTCCCGGCAGCGCGCCAGTCCGGCGTCAGTGGCATTCCGGAGAGCGAACCCGTCCCGGAAGATGCACCGATGTTCATGGGATTCAAATCCGGGTTCAGGCAGAATCAGGCGACCGAGGATCGCGTGACGATTCAGGACGGGCCGTTCGGCGGCGGGACGACGATTCACCTCTCGAATATTCAGCTCAACCTCCGTCAGTGGTACGAGCAAGACAGCCGCACCCAGCGCGTCGCCAAGATGTTCTCGCCGTCTCACGCCGCGGACGACCTGGTCGAGGGAGCCGGTCACAACCTCGGCGACTCGAGCGGGATCACCGACGTTCCGGAGAGCGCGGCCGAGGTCGCCCAGCACGAGGGCACGGTCGGCCACGCTCAGAAGGCCGCGCGCGCTCGAGAGGACGGCGAACCGATCGTCCTTCGACGGGACTTCGACTCGACCGACGACGACACGGCGGCCACGCACTTCCTCTCGCTGCAGCGCTCGATCGCGGATTTCGTGAAGACGCGCGAAGCGATGACAGGGTCCGACCTCTCCGTCATGCGGTCGAACAGTGGTATCCTGCAGTATCTCACCGTTCGTTCCCGCGCGAACTACCTCGTTCCGCCGCGCGGGCTCCGTGCCTTGCCCGCACCGAATCCGGCGTGA
- a CDS encoding calcium/sodium antiporter: MLPVGDVVSLVVGLLALWIGARSLVTGASALASAAGVSALVIGLTVVAFGTSSPEAVVSTEAALEGRGDIAVGNVIGSNLFNIAVTLGVVAILSPFRVSQTLIRRDAFAMAVSTVVAAGVLANGTASRLEGAILVALLVGYFGVLGAAIRASSDTETPPLASAEVDRPPRGGPPDEHAGAELRPGRETVRVLVGLALLVVGGRVVIDSAVGVATAVGVSEWVIGATVVAAGTSLPEFVTSVVAARGDDVGIAAGNVIGSNVFNVLGVLGIAALVRPLAVDPAVVIALVWLTVLTAFATAVLATGRRLTRLEGIVLVALGAGYWIVSAAV, from the coding sequence ATGCTGCCAGTCGGAGACGTCGTTTCGCTCGTCGTCGGCCTCCTCGCTCTGTGGATCGGTGCCAGATCGCTCGTGACCGGCGCGTCCGCACTCGCCAGCGCCGCCGGCGTCTCCGCGCTCGTCATCGGCCTCACCGTGGTCGCGTTCGGAACGTCGTCCCCGGAGGCCGTGGTGTCCACCGAAGCGGCGCTCGAGGGGCGAGGCGATATCGCGGTCGGAAACGTCATCGGTTCGAATCTGTTCAACATCGCCGTTACCCTCGGCGTCGTCGCCATCCTCTCACCGTTTCGCGTCTCGCAGACGTTGATTCGGCGGGATGCATTCGCGATGGCGGTTTCGACGGTCGTCGCGGCCGGCGTCCTCGCGAACGGAACCGCCTCGCGACTCGAGGGCGCGATCCTCGTCGCGCTGTTGGTCGGATATTTCGGCGTGCTCGGTGCCGCAATTCGGGCCTCGAGCGACACGGAAACGCCGCCCCTCGCGAGCGCGGAGGTGGATCGGCCACCCCGCGGGGGACCGCCCGACGAACACGCCGGAGCCGAACTCCGTCCCGGCCGCGAGACGGTCCGCGTCCTCGTCGGACTCGCGCTCCTCGTCGTGGGTGGGCGAGTGGTGATCGATTCGGCTGTCGGGGTCGCCACGGCCGTCGGCGTCTCGGAGTGGGTGATCGGTGCGACCGTCGTCGCGGCCGGTACCTCCCTGCCGGAATTCGTAACCTCGGTCGTGGCCGCTCGCGGGGACGACGTCGGTATCGCCGCGGGCAACGTCATCGGCTCGAACGTCTTCAACGTCCTCGGCGTGCTCGGTATCGCCGCGCTGGTCCGCCCGCTGGCCGTCGATCCGGCCGTCGTCATCGCGCTGGTCTGGCTCACCGTCCTGACCGCCTTCGCGACGGCGGTACTCGCGACGGGGAGACGGCTGACCCGCCTCGAGGGAATCGTCCTGGTCGCGCTCGGTGCGGGGTACTGGATCGTCAGTGCGGCGGTCTGA
- a CDS encoding SRPBCC domain-containing protein produces MEEVEVFVDIDAPPAAVWDALRSFASYPEWDPIGRTIVGVTVEDGTARGRDLSFALGSRPIRPAVVAIEPQRRLAWLDRLVVPFAFDRYHEFHLEPIDDGERSDRSGSGSRSTDGRRTRLLQRETVRGALVPLVFDHARVEESFATMNDAIAARAERSASVAV; encoded by the coding sequence ATGGAAGAGGTCGAAGTGTTCGTCGATATCGACGCGCCGCCGGCGGCCGTCTGGGACGCGCTCCGCTCGTTCGCGAGCTATCCCGAGTGGGACCCGATCGGCCGAACGATCGTCGGCGTCACAGTCGAAGACGGTACAGCTCGGGGACGCGATCTCTCTTTCGCACTCGGCAGTCGCCCCATTCGACCCGCGGTAGTGGCGATCGAACCGCAACGGCGACTCGCCTGGCTCGATCGGCTGGTCGTGCCGTTCGCGTTCGATCGGTACCACGAATTCCACCTCGAGCCGATCGACGACGGTGAGCGATCCGACCGATCGGGGTCGGGCTCGCGGTCCACCGATGGCCGTCGCACGCGACTGCTCCAGCGCGAGACGGTTCGCGGTGCGCTCGTCCCGTTAGTCTTCGATCACGCTCGCGTCGAAGAATCGTTCGCGACGATGAACGACGCGATCGCGGCTCGAGCCGAACGGTCCGCGAGTGTCGCCGTCTGA
- the dps gene encoding DNA protection during starvation protein, with amino-acid sequence MSEEKPHAAGSVEAGDTSERVGMAVLRERGLEPEELREKLIDAIGAEFTTYYYYTNLRMHLAGHEDYKEITEDARLEDRAHFELVAPRVYELGGALPNDIRDFADRASCPDAEVPTPMDDEGGFDTHDLDAESVLEVLLEAERCAIRTWSEVCDMTQGVDPRTYDMAQRILQEEIEHEAWFVELLSMERDGEINPAGHFIRGEPGDAPLSTNRRFNDSA; translated from the coding sequence ATGTCCGAGGAAAAACCACACGCTGCAGGCAGTGTCGAAGCGGGTGACACCAGCGAACGAGTCGGGATGGCGGTCCTTCGCGAACGTGGGCTCGAACCGGAGGAACTACGCGAGAAACTGATCGATGCGATCGGTGCCGAATTCACCACCTATTACTACTACACGAACCTGCGGATGCACCTGGCCGGGCACGAAGACTACAAGGAAATAACCGAGGACGCACGCCTCGAGGACAGGGCGCACTTCGAACTGGTCGCACCGAGAGTGTACGAACTCGGCGGCGCGCTGCCGAACGACATCCGGGACTTCGCCGACCGGGCGTCCTGTCCCGATGCCGAGGTTCCGACGCCGATGGACGACGAGGGCGGTTTCGACACCCACGACCTCGACGCGGAAAGCGTACTGGAGGTACTGCTCGAGGCCGAACGCTGTGCGATTCGAACGTGGTCGGAGGTCTGTGACATGACTCAGGGGGTCGACCCGCGGACGTACGACATGGCACAGCGAATCCTCCAGGAGGAAATCGAACACGAGGCCTGGTTCGTCGAACTCCTCTCGATGGAGCGGGACGGCGAAATCAATCCCGCCGGTCACTTCATCCGGGGCGAGCCAGGTGACGCACCGCTGTCGACGAACCGCCGGTTCAACGACAGCGCGTGA
- a CDS encoding DNA methyltransferase — protein sequence MADDGDRHRQSRLFTDDDGEFDADRARKESLPVEDGEVIDTDELADHQRYIEGRGVYDERNRVNDLTGKEWKYATKSVIPESYPPDLQHDLRSEHGGQKPPRLCAELIGRFTSAGDTVLDPFAGVGGTLLGASVCEYEGTGRREAIGFERTERWIEIYHEVLERENEERRARGDPPLADQDMRHGDCAELIADVPDDSVDLLLTDVPYWHMDELEQTRNERRTRESKLGSFDGVASGEDDEADATDPSAGHRTKADWLADMAAKFDRFTDVVTPEGHVVVFIGDMYREQSYEFLSADLARAIESTAPVTLAANLIWYDPTKDLHVYGYPFSFVPSMVHQNVLVFRLEDVEETQT from the coding sequence ATGGCAGACGACGGGGACCGACACCGCCAGAGTCGCCTGTTCACGGACGATGACGGCGAGTTCGATGCCGATCGCGCACGGAAAGAATCCCTGCCGGTCGAAGACGGCGAAGTGATCGATACCGACGAGTTAGCCGATCACCAGCGCTACATCGAAGGGAGAGGGGTCTACGACGAGCGAAACCGGGTGAACGACCTCACCGGGAAGGAGTGGAAGTACGCCACGAAGTCCGTGATCCCAGAGAGCTACCCTCCAGACCTCCAGCACGACCTCCGCAGCGAACACGGGGGGCAGAAACCGCCGCGACTCTGCGCCGAACTCATCGGCCGGTTCACGTCGGCGGGCGACACCGTCCTCGATCCCTTCGCGGGCGTCGGCGGCACGTTACTCGGCGCGAGCGTGTGCGAGTACGAGGGTACCGGCCGCCGTGAGGCCATCGGCTTCGAGCGGACCGAGCGCTGGATCGAGATCTATCACGAGGTTCTCGAGCGGGAAAACGAGGAGCGCCGCGCGCGGGGAGATCCACCGCTTGCCGACCAGGACATGCGCCACGGCGACTGCGCCGAGTTGATCGCGGACGTTCCCGACGATTCGGTGGACCTCCTGCTGACCGACGTTCCCTACTGGCACATGGACGAACTCGAGCAAACGCGTAACGAGCGACGGACCCGCGAGAGCAAGCTCGGTTCGTTCGACGGCGTCGCGTCCGGCGAAGACGACGAGGCCGATGCAACCGACCCGTCCGCAGGGCACCGGACGAAAGCCGACTGGCTCGCGGACATGGCGGCGAAGTTCGATCGGTTTACGGACGTCGTCACGCCGGAGGGCCACGTGGTGGTCTTCATCGGTGACATGTACCGCGAGCAATCGTACGAGTTCCTCTCGGCGGATCTGGCGCGGGCGATCGAGTCGACCGCCCCGGTAACGCTCGCGGCGAATCTGATCTGGTACGATCCGACGAAGGACCTCCACGTCTACGGGTACCCGTTTTCGTTCGTCCCCTCGATGGTCCACCAGAACGTCCTCGTCTTCCGACTCGAGGACGTGGAAGAGACGCAAACCTGA
- a CDS encoding glutathione S-transferase family protein — translation MNMLVDGEWRTDASESTGDDGSFVRQETTFRDAVRDEPDARFRPDAGRYRLYVSYACPWAHRTLVMRSLKGLEDAIPVSVVDPYRDEDGWQFTPEKAGCTRDHEHDSDYLRELYVRADPDVTCRVTVPVLWDTETDTIVNNESEEIMRMLDTEFDGVPESEASEGSSVERTESDGVATRDVDLYPDGYQDDVDRIIDEIYDPINDGVYRAGFATEQAPYDEAVEDLFSALDRWDAVLADRRYLAGDRLTEADIAMFTTLVRFDNVYHTHFMCNVQYVREYDNLWPYLRDLYQTPGVAETVDMSHIKEHYYTTHPDVNPNRIVARGPDPNFEAPHDRDELPGGPPSDLVATGFADD, via the coding sequence ATGAACATGCTCGTCGACGGCGAGTGGCGAACCGACGCGTCGGAGTCGACCGGCGACGACGGTTCGTTCGTCCGTCAAGAGACGACGTTCCGAGATGCGGTCAGGGACGAACCCGACGCTCGGTTCCGGCCGGACGCGGGTCGGTACCGTCTTTACGTTTCATACGCGTGCCCGTGGGCCCACCGGACCCTCGTGATGCGGTCGTTGAAAGGGCTCGAGGATGCGATTCCGGTCTCGGTCGTCGACCCGTACCGCGACGAGGACGGCTGGCAGTTCACGCCCGAGAAAGCCGGGTGTACGCGCGATCACGAACACGACTCGGACTATCTCCGAGAACTGTACGTCCGCGCGGACCCGGACGTGACGTGCCGCGTGACGGTGCCGGTCCTCTGGGACACGGAGACGGACACCATCGTCAACAACGAGTCCGAAGAGATCATGCGAATGCTGGACACCGAGTTCGACGGGGTCCCCGAGAGCGAAGCGAGTGAGGGCTCGTCAGTCGAGCGAACCGAGTCTGACGGTGTCGCGACGCGGGACGTGGACCTCTACCCTGACGGCTACCAGGACGACGTCGACCGGATCATCGACGAGATCTACGACCCGATCAACGACGGCGTCTATCGCGCCGGTTTCGCGACGGAACAGGCCCCCTACGACGAGGCGGTCGAGGACCTCTTTTCGGCGCTCGATCGCTGGGACGCGGTGCTCGCCGACCGACGATACCTCGCGGGCGATCGATTGACGGAGGCCGATATCGCGATGTTTACGACGCTCGTCCGGTTCGACAACGTCTATCACACCCACTTCATGTGTAACGTCCAGTACGTCCGTGAGTACGACAACCTCTGGCCGTACCTCCGCGATCTGTATCAGACGCCGGGCGTCGCCGAGACGGTCGACATGAGCCACATCAAAGAGCACTACTACACGACGCACCCGGACGTGAATCCAAACCGAATCGTGGCTCGAGGACCGGACCCGAACTTCGAGGCGCCCCACGACCGAGACGAACTCCCGGGCGGACCGCCGTCCGATCTCGTTGCGACCGGCTTCGCCGACGACTGA
- a CDS encoding 2Fe-2S iron-sulfur cluster-binding protein, whose amino-acid sequence MSSTTTWSVELLVPEDADLDAAGESRTIEVGEDESILAAARAAGLWLSADCQQGWCVTCGAKLRSGEVDHSRAKRYYPEDEEAGFVLTCVARPRSDCVIEVEQYDELLRHRADHDRPPGRSKFG is encoded by the coding sequence GTGAGTTCCACCACGACGTGGTCTGTCGAACTGCTGGTCCCCGAGGACGCCGATCTGGATGCCGCCGGCGAATCGCGGACGATCGAGGTCGGCGAAGACGAGTCGATTCTCGCGGCGGCTCGGGCCGCGGGCCTCTGGCTGTCCGCGGACTGCCAGCAGGGGTGGTGTGTTACCTGCGGCGCGAAACTGCGCTCCGGCGAGGTGGACCACAGTCGGGCCAAGCGGTATTATCCGGAAGACGAGGAGGCGGGATTCGTCCTCACTTGCGTCGCCCGACCCCGTTCGGACTGCGTCATCGAGGTCGAACAGTACGACGAACTGCTTCGACATCGCGCCGACCACGACCGACCGCCCGGACGATCGAAGTTCGGATAG
- a CDS encoding DUF393 domain-containing protein, translating into MTEPTAPQAPQFTGVLLYDGDCPFCSAASTAMRQLERVGIVPWDDPAAQDFLEAQFGSVPFALFFADIEAETVWAGRAAATELCDRAGMPVLVRDIVDERYERFADAIRFVSGADREVDPYHDAYPLTDDAAALFDEVAAASNRTHVPLDSR; encoded by the coding sequence ATGACGGAGCCGACCGCACCGCAGGCACCGCAGTTTACCGGCGTTTTGCTCTACGATGGGGACTGTCCGTTCTGCTCGGCCGCCTCGACGGCGATGCGGCAACTCGAGCGGGTGGGCATCGTTCCGTGGGACGATCCGGCCGCACAGGACTTTCTCGAGGCCCAGTTCGGTTCGGTCCCGTTCGCACTCTTTTTCGCCGATATCGAGGCCGAGACGGTCTGGGCCGGTCGAGCCGCCGCCACCGAACTGTGTGATCGGGCCGGAATGCCGGTTCTGGTTCGGGATATCGTCGACGAGCGATACGAACGGTTCGCGGACGCCATCCGGTTCGTCTCAGGCGCCGACCGCGAGGTCGATCCGTACCACGACGCCTATCCGCTGACCGACGACGCCGCGGCGCTGTTCGACGAGGTGGCGGCGGCGAGCAACCGGACGCACGTGCCGCTAGACTCGCGGTGA